The Microplitis mediator isolate UGA2020A chromosome 8, iyMicMedi2.1, whole genome shotgun sequence genome has a window encoding:
- the LOC130673276 gene encoding gastrulation defective protein 1 homolog, giving the protein MMSKKITFGKISLSKKIADDAPPEESSSSAASSSGFGVFGKQESKITEMKEIRAEDEEESEQLKKVMGMSGFGKKAKSFDVKEMMENISKTISKKPKPEEDPVLPAPESSDPESADDDEDVIGPLPPEPPQTSVKKLPTESSGSEDYSSDSESEDSSIIDKIPCTHEVSMTHGVKAITAIAADPSGARLASGSVDYDVSFWDFSGMDSSLRSFRTLQPFENHPIKCLQYSMTGDVILVVSGAAQAKVLDRDGFEKCETVKGDQYIADMARTKGHTAGLNCGAWHPFTKEEYLTCSQDSTCRIWILYRPRGHKHLIKCRASNGVKTIPTTCSYSREGSVVACGCIDGSIQMWDHRKNFINPSLILRDAHTSGSEISSISFSYIGNNLATRSCDDTLKLWDLRAFKKPIHLADNLFSRYDTTDCMFSPDDSMIITGESLAKGQTYGRVLFYDTKNFQLVNEIKVTNSHVIKTLWHPKLNQIFVGCGNGVVKTYYDAKKSLRGAKLCVVKTRHKKNHIEMMSTQQIITPHALPLFRQDRPKSVRKQMEKDRMDPVKSRRPDLPITSGQGGRVASSGGTLSSFVIRNLGLSKRIEDDQDPREAILKYAKEAEENPYWIAPAYKKTQPKTIFADGENDDEPPEKKSKT; this is encoded by the coding sequence atgatgagtaaaaaaataacatttggaaaaataagtctgagtaaaaaaatagctGATGATGCTCCTCCAGAagaatcatcatcatcagcagCATCATCATCAGGTTTCGGTGTTTTTGGTAAACAAGAGTCCAAGATAACGGAAATGAAAGAAATTAGGGCagaagatgaagaagaaagtgaacaactaaaaaaagtaatgggTATGAGCGGATTCGGTAAAAAAGCTAAATCATTTGATGTCAAAGAAATGATGGAGAACATCAGCAAGACAATCTCCAAGAAGCCTAAGCCAGAAGAGGACCCGGTTCTACCTGCACCTGAATCAAGTGACCCCGAGTCAGCTGATGATGACGAAGATGTAATCGGACCCCTTCCACCAGAACCTCCACAAACATCAGTGAAAAAACTCCCAACTGAATCATCAGGCTCCGAAGACTACAGTTCTGACTCCGAGTCCGAAGATTCTTCAATCattgacaaaattccttgtaCCCACGAAGTGTCAATGACTCACGGGGTGAAAGCGATCACCGCAATAGCAGCAGATCCATCTGGAGCTCGTCTGGCATCCGGATCCGTGGACTACGACGTAAGTTTTTGGGATTTTTCCGGCATGGACTCGTCTCTCCGTAGCTTCCGTACTCTCCAGCCGTTTGAGAATCATCCAATAAAATGTCTCCAGTATTCAATGACCGGCGACGTGATACTCGTAGTATCCGGAGCAGCCCAAGCGAAAGTACTCGACCGTGATGGTTTCGAAAAATGCGAGACTGTAAAAGGGGATCAGTATATCGCGGACATGGCTCGCACTAAAGGACACACTGCGGGTCTCAATTGCGGTGCCTGGCATCCGTTTACCAAAGAAGAATATTTAACTTGTTCACAAGACAGCACTTGTCGCATTTGGATCCTGTATCGTCCAAGGGGACACAAACATCTTATCAAATGCCGTGCATCAAACGGCGTTAAAACAATTCCCACAACTTGTTCTTACAGTCGCGAGGGCAGTGTCGTTGCCTGCGGATGCATCGACGGCTCAATTCAGATGTGGGATcatcgtaaaaattttataaatcctTCATTAATTTTACGCGACGCCCATACCAGTGGATCGGAAATATCCAGCATTAGTTTTTCTTACATCGGTAATAATTTAGCGACACGGTCTTGCGATGACACACTAAAACTTTGGGACTTGCGAGCTTTCAAGAAACCAATTCACCTggcagataatttattttcacgaTACGACACCACTGACTGCATGTTTAGTCCCGATGACTCGATGATTATAACAGGAGAGTCTTTGGCTAAGGGACAGACGTACGGTcgggttttattttatgacaCTAAAAATTTCCAGCTGgtcaatgaaataaaagtaacTAATTCTCATGTTATCAAAACACTTTGGCATCCAAAACTGAACCAGATATTTGTTGGTTGTGGTAACGGAGTTGTCAAGACATATTACGATGCTAAGAAAAGTTTGCGAGGAGCTAAATTGTGTGTAGTCAAGACAAGACACAAGAAGAATCATATCGAAATGATGTCGACCCAGCAAATTATTACCCCGCATGCTCTGCCGCTCTTTAGACAAGACCGTCCCAAGTCGGTGAGGAAACAGATGGAGAAAGACAGGATGGACCCGGTCAAGTCAAGACGACCTGACTTGCCGATAACTTCTGGTCAGGGAGGACGTGTCGCTTCTTCGGGAGGTACTCTGAGTTCGTTTGTTATAAGAAATTTGGGACTGAGTAAGAGAATTGAAGATGATCAGGATCCAAGGGAAGCTATTTTGAAGTATGCTAAAGAAGCTGAAGAAAATCCTTATTGGATTGCGCCTGCGTACAAAAAGACACAACCGAAAACTATTTTTGCTGATGGGGAAAATGATGACGAACCtccggaaaaaaaaagtaaaacttaa
- the LOC130672869 gene encoding fizzy-related protein homolog encodes MYHHEYEKRLLKPSNDISNHQNTNTINNNNKPSIITSSSSITMSPSSTYISPSKSSTSYDRFIPLRSGNNWHTTFSMITESSRNSLISKKSTRENGEGNRDGIAYSSLLKNELLGASIEDVKNQTEERGNYSSSILQGKNLFKYSTPSKDRTLDSSSPYSLSPLSAKSQKLLRSPRKTTRKISRIPFKVLDAPELQDDFYLNLVDWSSQNVLSVGLGSCVYLWSACTSQVTRLCDLSGDGNSVTSVAWNERGNLVAVGTNVGYIQVWDVAVNKQVAKLQGHSARVGALAWNGEILSSGSRDRLILQRDVRTPCVVGERRLGAHRQEVCGLKWSPDNQYLASGGNDNRLYVWNLHSLSPVQTYTEHLAAVKAIAWSPHHHGLLASGGGTADRCIRFWNTLTGQPMQCVDTGSQVCNLAWSKHSSELVSTHGYSQNQILVWKYPSLTQVAKLTGHSYRVLYLAMSPDGEAIVTGAGDETLRFWNVFSKARSQKENKSGLNLFTSIR; translated from the coding sequence atgtatcatCACGAGTACGAAAAACGTTTATTGAAACCCAGCAACGACATCAGCAATCATCAGAACAcgaatacaataaataataataataaaccatCGATAATAACCAGCAGCAGCAGTATCACCATGAGCCCATCATCGACTTACATTTCGCCGTCAAAATCTTCAACCAGCTACGATCGTTTTATTCCACTACGATCAGGTAACAACTGGCACACAACATTTTCAATGATAACCGAATCTTCTCGCAACAGTTTGATCAGCAAAAAAAGTACACGTGAAAATGGTGAAGGAAATCGTGACGGTATCGCTTACTCAtcacttttaaaaaacgaaTTACTTGGTGCGAGTATCGAAGACGTCAAAAATCAAACAGAAGAACGTGGTAATTATTCCTCATCTATTTTGCaaggtaaaaatttatttaaatattcaactcCGTCAAAAGACCGTACACTTGACAGCAGCTCGCCTTATTCATTGTCACCACTGTCTgcaaaaagtcaaaaattattaagatcACCGCGTAAAACAACGCGTAAAATTTCACGGATACCTTTCAAAGTATTGGACGCTCCAGAATTGCAAGatgacttttatttaaatttagttgACTGGTCATCCCAAAATGTACTGAGTGTTGGTCTAGGCAGTTGTGTTTATTTATGGTCAGCTTGTACTAGTCAGGTAACGCGATTATGTGATTTGTCTGGTGATGGGAATAGTGTGACATCAGTTGCTTGGAATGAAAGGGGTAATTTGGTTGCTGTTGGTACCAACGTTGGTTACATTCAAGTATGGGACGTTGCTGTTAATAAACAAGTCGCTAAATTACAAGGTCACAGTGCTAGAGTTGGTGCGCTTGCTTGGAACGGTGAAATTTTGTCATCTGGAAGTCGTGATAGACTGATATTACAACGTGACGTCAGGACTCCGTGTGTTGTTGGTGAACGCAGACTCGGTGCTCATCGTCAAGAAGTATGTGGACTTAAATGGTCACCAGATAATCAGTATCTGGCATCCGGTGGTAATGACAATAGACTATATGTCTGGAACTTACATTCACTGTCACCAGTTCAAACATATACGGAACATCTCGCTGCTGTTAAAGCCATCGCTTGGTCTCCACATCATCACGGTCTTCTAGCATCTGGTGGTGGTACTGCTGATAGATGTATCAGATTCTGGAACACTTTGACTGGACAACCGATGCAATGTGTCGATACTGGGTCTCAAGTCTGTAATCTCGCTTGGAGCAAACACAGTTCGGAGTTGGTCAGCACTCATGGATACTCGCAGAATCAAATTTTGGTCTGGAAATATCCGAGTTTAACTCAGGTTGCCAAGTTAACTGGACACTCTTACCGGGTTCTTTATCTGGCAATGAGTCCTGATGGCGAAGCGATCGTCACTGGTGCGGGTGATGAGACTcttagattttggaatgtcTTCAGCAAAGCTAGAAGTCAAAAGGAAAATAAATCTGGACTTAATTTGTTTACTAGTAtccgataa
- the LOC130672870 gene encoding nucleolar protein 58, with amino-acid sequence MLVLFETPAGYAIFKLLDENKLEKTDNLYRDFETPEAANKILKLKHFQKFADTTEALEATTAAVEGKLSKTLKKTLKKHFGDLQDSLAVADAKLGSAIKEKLNLSCVSNTSIQELMRCIRSQMDSLLSGLPKREMTAMALGLAHSLSRYKLKFSPDKIDTMIVQAVGLLDELDKELNNYIMRVREWYGWHFPELGKIVTDNLAFVKTVNLIGTRDNTSATDLSEVLSEDIEEKVKEAAEISMGTEINDGDILNIKHLCDQVIEISQYRATLYEYLQARMMAMAPNLTVLVGELVGARLISSAGSLINLAKDPSSTLQIRGAEKALFRALKTKKDTPKYGLIYHAQLIGQASAKLKGKMSRMLANKASLATRLDALGEDDAGVKLGMEHRAKLELRLRMLEEGNVKRISGTGKAKAKFEKYHSKSEVMQYPAAADVVVGKKRTHDESKVLIEEIKTEDEEIPKKKKKKEKNEGEGGEQAEDKESEAVAGPAGGEKKKKKKKKAQEAGQDLVKEEVTEEVDTKEQKKKKKIKTEIDESMEVADQVTEEHSEESKEQKKKKKKKKSEASEDVEVKQEVDEDVPAPTSEKKKKKKKKSQSEDS; translated from the exons atGTTAGTTTTATTTGAAACTCCGGCGGGATACGCGATTTTTAAg TTACTCGACGAAAATAAATTGGAGAAAACAGATAATTTATATCGTGATTTTGAAACTCCAGAAGCGGCAAATAAAAT tttGAAATTGAAACATTTCCAAAAATTCGCCGACACAACAGAAGCCCTAGAAGCAACAACCGCCGCAGTAGAAGGAAAACTCAGCAAAACTCTgaagaaaactttaaaaaaacatttcggAGACCTTCAAGATTCTCTGGCAGTAGCCGACGCAAAATTAGGAAGCgccataaaagaaaaattaaatttatcatgtgTCAGCAATACATCAATCCAAGAGCTGATGCGTTGCATCAGAAGTCAGATGGATTCTCTGCTATCCGGTCTCCCAAAGCGGGAAATGACCGCAATGGCGCTGGGTCTTGCCCACAGTTTATCTCGCtacaaactaaaattttctccaGACAAAATCGACACAATGATTGTCCAAGCTGTCGGTTTACTTGACGAACTCGACAAAGAAttgaataattacataatGAGAGTACGCGAATGGTACGGATGGCATTTTCCAGAGTTAGGAAAAATTGTAACAGACAATTTAGCGTTCGTTAAAACGGTTAATCTCATCGGTACACGTGACAACACATCAGCAACAGATTTATCAGAAGTACTTTCTGAGGATATCGAAGAAAAAGTTAAAGAAGCTGCCGAAATTTCAATGGGAACTGAAATAAATGATGGcgacattttaaatattaaacatttgtGTGATCAAGTCATTGAAATATCGCAGTATCGTGCGACATTATACGAATATTTGCAGGCCCGCATGATGGCAATGGCGCCTAATTTGACGGTATTGGTTGGAGAACTTGTTGGCGCTCGTCTAATATCATCTGCTGGATCACTGATCAATTTAGCTAAGGATCCATCATCAACTTTACAAATTCGTGGTGCAGAGAAGGCACTTTTCCGTGCgcttaaaactaaaaaagatACACCTAAGTATGGATTAATTTATCATGCTCAATTAATTGGTCAGGCGTCGGCTAAATTGAAGGGAAAGATGTCACGTATGCTGGCTAATAAGGCCTCGCTTGCTACTCGTTTGGATGCATTGGGTGAAGACGATGCTGGAGTTAAATTGGGAATGGAGCACAGAGCCAAGTTGGAATTGAGACTAAGAATGTTAGAGGAAGGAAATGTTAAGAGGATCAGTGGAACTGGTAAAGCTAAAgctaaatttgaaaagtatcACAGCAAGAGTGAAGTGATGCAGTATCCAGCTGCTGCGGATGTTGTTGTTGGCAAGAAGAGAACTCATGATGAGAGCAAGGTCTTGATTGAAGAAATAAAGACAGAGGATGAGGAAATAccgaagaaaaagaagaagaaggaaaAGAACGAGGGTGAGGGTGGAGAACAAGCTGAAGATAAAGAGAGTGAAGCTGTAGCTGGGCCTGCTGGTGGggaaaagaagaagaagaagaagaaaaaagcACAGGAAGCTGGACAAGATCTGGTTAAGGAAGAAGTCACGGAGGAAGTTGACACtaaag agcaaaagaaaaagaagaaaattaaaacggAAATTGATGAAAGCATGGAAGTTGCTGATCAAGTTACTGAAGAACATTCTGAAGAATCTaaag aacaaaagaaaaagaagaagaaaaaaaagtccgAAGCAAGTGAAGATGTAGAAGTAAAACAAGAAGTTGATGAAGATGTTCCAGCACCGACAAgtgaaaagaaaaagaaaaaaaagaaaaaatcacaatctgaagattcataa
- the LOC130673079 gene encoding uncharacterized protein LOC130673079, protein MSCTKIIMTWISETKDCMFYKIKNFFIVLQYIFFKAVGLSPWTIDMSQVINNSRMINYSNDLFKNSMISIIYNCMIIIVMASFYIWVILFPNNQHGRRYDTIYSARIIAIGIPSLGTIITLITWFYYIVRKKKILNSTEKLLKLDKKLKELYCTENNYKSDYNFYIILFINFLLSFCLLIFRLRRLYWTSVLLEYIPSLVISWTMMQFSLVINVIHNQFKMINISILKLGNLIDNNSNYDDDELITSEIYYPRIIITRRIICGSIAHDLDNIKCIYSELCDVWCEIFNFYGLLILLGITYFGGHSMTTIYDLWLSIKLLRVLKLWTLLNRPKRYFNTFFKNFTSDILLLILIIFVFIVMTNIVTKTIQQSKKTSYCIHVLQNKCTMDDESKEKLCSLSLSLLQRKFECRVFDITSIDNSFLLTMFDTIMTYAVIIVQFRVELAT, encoded by the exons ATGAGttgtacaaaaataattatgacgTGGATTAGTGAAACCAAAGATTGTATGTTttacaaaatcaaaaatttttttatcgtcttacaatacattttttttaaagctgtTGGATTATCACCCTGGACTATTGATATGTCtcaagttataaataattctcgtatgattaattatagcaatgatttattcaaaaattcaatgatcagcataatttataattgtatgataataattgtCATGGCTTCGTTCTACATTTGGGTTATCTTATTTCCAAATAATCAGCATGGAAGACGTTATGACACGATATATTCCGCTAGAATTATTGCTATAGGAATCCCAAGTTTGGGAACAATAATAACGTTAATTACATGGTTCTATTACATtgtgcgtaaaaaaaaaatattaaactcaactgaaaaattacttaaattagataaaaaattaaaagagctTTACTGTACGGAAAATAACTACAAAagtgattataatttttatattatattatttattaattttttattgtcctTTTGCTTATTAATATTTCGATTACGACGACTTTATTGGACATCTGTACTGTTAGAATATATACCCAGTTTAGTAATTAGTTGGACGATGATGCAATTCTCATTGGTGATTAATGTAATTCATAATcaattcaaaatgattaatatCTCAATCTTGAAATTgggtaatttaattgataataatagtaattatgatGATGACGAATTGATAACAAGTGAAATTTATTATCCGAGAATTATAATTACGAGGAGAATAATTTGTGGATCAATAGCTCATGATCTTgataatattaaatgtatttatagtGAATTGTGTGATGTatggtgtgaaatttttaatttttatggattacttattttattggGAATTACTTATTTCGGTGGACATAGTATGACTACAATATATGACTTGTggttatcaataaaattgttgagaGTATTGAAATTATGGACTTTGCTGAATCGGCctaaaagatattttaatactttttttaaaaatttcacgaGTGATATCCTGTTACtcatattgataatttttgtattcatcGTTATGACTAATATTGTCACAAAAACAATCCAAcag agtAAGAAGACTTCATATTGTATACATGTACTCCAAAATAAGTGTACAATGGACGATGAAAGCAAAGAAAAA CTGTGCAGTTTATCCCTGAGTTTATTGCAACGAAAATTTGAATGCCGTGTGTTTGATATAACATCAATTGATAATTCTTTCTTACTAact ATGTTCGACACAATTATGACATATGCTGTAATTATAGTACAATTTAGAGTAGAATTAGCCACGTAA